The following DNA comes from Raphanus sativus cultivar WK10039 unplaced genomic scaffold, ASM80110v3 Scaffold0309, whole genome shotgun sequence.
AAACTGTTTTAAATTTCaatgaaaaggaaataaaatggATGGCTGCTTAAAAGTATGCAAGCAaccaatttattaatttaaaacaaacaaaaaagtggAGAAGGGAGCTTAATTGATAGTCAGcacaaataaacaaattaagCAATGATCAAAGATGCTATGACTGGCTGATTCTCACCAAACAATTTTTCTGAATCTTTTAATAGGAATATAATAACTTGAAGGCGACAATTAGAGCATATGTATATCTTTCATAATTTGATTTTACCTGTTTACCTTCCTCCACTaataagaacaagaacaagaatggaataaaataattaatatccagactaatattttcaagtatcacaCAACAAATCcattgataaatttttataagcAAAACACCCAATTAGACTATCCTCTTTCCACCCAAACTTATTGGAAGAGTGTAGAAATTAAAAGGTAGTGGATATGAATCTTAAAATCACAAGGAAATTATCTAACTATTCATTAGTGCAACAATCCCACTTCTAATAAACGAAAAGAGCCTAAGAACTAGCAATAAAATATAACCGTGGAACCACTCCTAATTTGAGACTAACAACAAGGGGCTAAGTTGCAAATCATATAAACTAATTCAATCATGTTTCTTTATCTTCCAGTATGTCCCGGAAACGCATTTTCACCAATGTTAGACATCAACTAGTCTACGTATTGTTTTAGCTATGCGAAGAAAATATAATACGTTGTGACTAAACTAGGGGATGATTGTGGTGAACAAATGAATAATTGATATCTGATTGCAATGTTTTTTCTCGTGTAAATCTAATAAGAGGAAACCTGACACGATCAAACAAAAAGATGGTTCCTGTAAGTAGCATTTGTATTTTGTACAAGTAAACATTAGTCTCAAGAGTCTTAACGGAAGAAGACCACTGAAGAAACTATTGTTTACTAAGAATAGAAAAGTGACACTGTTAACTTTGGTCTAGTGATCATATCCGCTTGATGCTCTTATAGGATCACTAACCAAAACCTCTCGACTATAATATTAGGAGCCATTACTTACCACTGAGAAGACAATGCATGAACGAACACATACGACTGAATTTTACCACAATCTATGTGGCAATTCTCGAATTCAAAGcaaatatagtttattttatacTCGCAACTGGAATGAAACCAACTAAAATTGATTGGTTTCTCAATACAAACATTAAACCGGGCCGCCGATCTAGAGTTGACAGCAAGgataaaccaaaagaaattaaactGATTGTTGTTGGGCCCACTCTAAAGCAGGACCCTCCAAAAATAGGAGTATGCCACTTGAGCGTGGAGAGCACACGGTATTCTTTAGTAAAAGGCGAAAGAATAGTTCGCTTTGTGCTCACCACATGGCTGCGTGGATTGAAGCGTTGCGAAGGTGACCTTTATTTATAGAGCTACTTCTACTGCTAATTTCTCCCAGTTCTCCGAGGTGGGACTTTTAAACGAGAGGACCACACTACAAAGGCGCAACTCTTTATGGGCCTCAAATAAGATTGGGCTTAAATACAAACTACGGTCTTTCCTCCTTTAGGCCGAGTGGAAACCAACAAATGTTCACGAAATAAAAATGCTTGTTATAGTTTGTTGTAATCGTTTTTCATATTCTTTAGCCCAAGCTGAGAACGATGCTCGAGTCGAAGGCTCGAAGCTGCATAATAAAAAGAGGTGAGTTTGATTGATCTTCACGTCTCTATCAGTCTTTTACTTATAGTAAGGCAGAGAAATGCCAATACAAGTTTATCTCAGTGATTAGAGTAGATTGAGAGAGATACTTTTAGAGTGTAGATGAAACAGTGATGTCTGCTCTTATGTCTAGCGGAGTGATGGATATGAGTGAAGATGAGCAGATATACTCACTAATGTTTAACTTGCCTCGGTAAGTATCCCTATTCGCTTTCAATCCGTCCTCAGAAGCAATTATCCAGTGTAACTACGTGCTGTTTTAGTGATGAGAAGTGTTCATGTGCTCAACTAGTGGATTATTGACATCTGGTTGCAATGGTCTTATCTCATGTAAATCTGGATACGAAATGTGATAACGATCAAAAAGAAAGATTGTTCTTTTAAGTAGCATCTGTACGAGTAATACAGCTAAACAAAGAGCATTAGTCTTGACGCAAGAAAACCGAATAAACTACAGTTTGCTCAATAGTATAAAAGCGACACTGTAACttattcatataattatatcCCCAAACTAACAGTATCCTATCAGCAGGCATCATCATCAGTCTGTTCATTGACCACATTAGTATTAAAATAATCATGAATGAGAAATGGTAAACCACAATGTAAATgcgaaaatggaaagaaaaaaTTTGTTCTTAACACCTAACGTCGAAACAGATTCGGTTTAGAGACACGTCAAGGACAACAGCTATAAAATTCAACTAAATGTTGTTGGGCCCACACGAATGCGGAACCTTCCAAAAATAAGCGTATGCCACTAAGCGTGGAGAACACACGGTATTCTTTAGTAAAAGGCGAAAGAATAGTTCGCTCTGTATTCACCACATGGCTGCGTGATTTCAATCAGAGAAGGAGATCTTTATTTATAGTGAAACTTCTGCTACTTATTTCTCTTTGTTACCCGATGTGGGACTCTCAAACCAAAGGACCATTATCAGGGCGCTGCTGATTTAGTAATACCATCGTGCGCTTTTTTTATAGGCCTTTATTTACTATCTGTTATCTTTCTTCCTTCAAGCCGACTTGCAAACCCAGTAACTTCGCTGTGACCGGCTCTCTGATACGATGCACATGCACTGGGTTTGGCATCGAGAGACCAAGAGAGTAACTGAGTAAGAGCCGTAATCCCCCTGTCTGTGCATTTGGTAATTGGCTATCTAACAGGTTTGATGGCTTTACAATCACACAGActgtttaaagtatataatatggAGATACATAACCAAATATTCTAGACAAcactttgttcttgtgttcttagTGTCACTGGTGAGACTCTTACTTATTGCAGAAAATCTTTACTGTGAGAGTTGCATCGTTTTCTGACACTGTCATCTTCTCTGGGCACTGGACCAATGATTTCTTCACTTAGTTATGATAATAGCTAAGCTCTAttttgagtttcaaaaaaaaaaaaaagaagaagctaagctctatttttattttgactgTTAGTCCTCTGCAATGACACCTGATCTAACCTTAAGCTGATGATTTACTAGGCTGGAGTTGTGTCATAAGTTAGTGATAATTAACATGTGATTAGTCTCAACTTTTCCTAAGCTTCCCCTGTTTCTCATTTTGTTCCACGTTTCTCATATTCAGATTTAATGTATTTAGCATAAAGCTCTGTGATCACAATCTGGTCAATTCATGCTATTTGCTTATCATTCTGTAAATCTTATTTTTTCGTAGGACTTATATTGCAAGGCCATTTACTACTAGCTGTCGACTTTGTTTCTCGGCATAGAGATTGGTCTACTCGACATCGCTCTGCTTTCCCCTGTAAGTTTAAGTTtcagtttcctctttctttcttttttcttttttttttctgttcagaCAATTACACAATATCATGTAATCAATAGCTCCACAAGATGACATGTATATATCAAACATAGAAAAAACACGCCCATCTCTTTTGCGTAAAGAAATGCTTGTCATGGAAACAGTGATGTTTCTTATGTCATAGTTGAGTGATGGATTTGAGTGCTGATGATCAGATATTCAGATATCCTCGACATGATTTAACTTGCCCCGCTAGGGGTCCCTATTGGCTATAACCTATCTCAGGTGATACATCATAGTGTACATATACTGCTTTTAGATGTGATGgcttaattatgttattaccctatcaaagaaaaaaaatcaagttgaaaGGATACTTCGATATGTTATCCCATCCAGGTACACATGATTTAACTTGCTCATATGATTATATCCCCCAAACTAATAATAACCACTTGGTACTCTTAAGAACACTAACAAAAACCATTCGACTCTGATAGTAGGATGCATTAGAAGGCAGAGCATGGATCCATACAACCTTAACCGATTTGAATGTTTGCCACAGTGTTCGCTATGATATTTCTCCAATTCAGACCAAAGATATTGAACTTTATCTGGCAAAGTTTAGATTTAGAATGTCCAGTTTATTCAGCCTATATGATCAGAGAACAAAATAAGATTCTAAGCAGGCATCATCATCAATCTATTCATTGACATCAGTACTAAAATAATCCCTGATAAGAGGGAATGAAATAAATTGATTGTTATCTTTAAAAATCAACAAACCAGAGTCGGTTTTAGAGTCAAAGACACAATCAAACCAAATATTCAACTATATGTTGTTGGGCCCACTCGAAAGCAGGACCCTCCAAAAATAGGCGTATGCCACTTAGCATGGAGAACACACGGTATTCTTTAGTAAAAGGCGAAAGAATAGTTCGCTTTGTGTTCACCACATGGCTGCGTGTGTTGTAAGGTCAGAAGGAGATCTTCATTTATAGTGCAACTTCAGCTACTTGTTTCTCTCTGTTAGCCGATGTGGGACTCCGAAACGAAATGACCATTAGAAGGGAGCTCCTGATTTAATAATACTCTACGTGGGCTTTATGGGCCTAAAATAATCCTGGGCTTTAAATGCAAACTGTTATCTTTCTTCCTTAAGccaacatcatcatcactctTGTTCGTTTGGAAGGTTCTCGTTGACCATTTTGACTCGTTATTTTAAGACATGCGTATTATCGAGTGCTGACGTGGCGGATTCTTACAGAACCCCAGAGAACAGAACtctagaaagagagagagaaaaagtgctaaaggaaagagagaggagaggacgGTGGAGCTAAATCGGATCGAGTCGGAGAGTCGCCggagaattttaatattttccaaTTTAATCAGATCGGCCGTTGTATCGTATCGGTTCGTCGTGTAAGTTCCAAATCTCTGAGCTTCAAAGGTGTAGTTTCACTTTCACACGCTTACATTACGAATCTGAGCTTTTGTATTATATGATtcgtttttggtttttgatgtTATTCGATAGTTATTGAGAGAGGTGGTGGATGGGAACATGGCTGAGCCGGAAACAGTAAACGGAGTGAAGGAGAACAAATTATGGAAAGGTGTATTCGCTGTCTCCGGCATTATGTCCACACTTGTCATCTACGGTGTTCTTCAGGTCTGTCTCCTTTGTTATGATACATACCGTTTATGTTCTTTGGTTTAAAGGTTGTAACTTTCTTTGTGGGGTCTTTTGTAAATGTGGTAGGAGAAGATAATGAGAGTTCCTTATGGATTGAACAAAGAGTTCTTTAAGTActctctctttcttgttttCTGCAATCGCCTCACTACTTCTGCTGTCTCTGCTGGTGCTTTACTGGTATAATACCAGCAATAACCCCAACTTGTGTCTTTATGATTACCAAAGTTTGAATAACCTTAttgggttttttttctttttcaaattttgtaggCAAGCAAGAAAGTTTTGGATCCTGTAGCTCCGGTTTACAAGTATTGCCTTATTTCAGTGACTAACATATTAACCACAACATGCCAGTATGAGGTAAggccttttttttcttctaatctTTCACCTCTACTGACTCTTGATGTGTGAACTTAGTATATCCACTCTGTAATGTCTCCAGGCTCTCAAGTATGTGAGCTTCCCAGTCCAAACTCTTGCAAAATGTGCCAAAATGATACCAGTCATGGTAAGCCGTGACATTCTTTCTTTTTCAGCAGAGAGAGAGTATTTGAGTTTTAGCAGCACCGTTCTTATTATATATGTGATCTGAAAACAGGTATGGGGAACTCTCATCATGCAGAAAAAGTACAAGGGGTTTGACTATCTAGTGGCTTTTTTGGTGACTCTTGGCTGTTCTGTCTTTATCCTTTTCCCGGTAAAAGGCTTGGGTTATATAAAAGTACATCAATCAACATAAGATGTACGTACtgagattttgtttttatgtaaAATCCGAGCTGTTAGGCTGGAGATGATATTAGTCCGTACAATAAGGGAAGGGAAAATACTGTTTGGGGTGTTTCCCTAATGGCTGGTTATCTCGGGTATGTGTTTCATTTGCTACCACTCCTTACACTGAGTGATTGATTATTCTGAGATACTTTCTTGTCAGTTATTACTACTTACTCACGAGTCTTGAATCATGATTGCGTGTTTTGATAACTGGCTAAATAAACAGGTTTGATGGCTTTACAAGCACGTTCCAAGACAAACTATTTAAAGGATATAATATGGAGATACATAATCAAATATTCTACACCAcactttgttcttgtgttctcaGTTTCACTGGTGAGAGACTCTTACTTGTTTGTTTATTATGTTTTGCTTATGCTATTTGCTTATCATTctgtaaatcttttttttttattatttcttgtaGGACTTGTATTGCAAGGCCATTTGCTACTAGCTGTTGATTTTGTTTCGCGGCATAGAGACTGTCTACTAGACATCGCTCTGCTTTCCACTGTAAGTTTAAGTTTCCTCTCTTCTTGTGCTCACTCATTACACAGTATCACGTAGTCTAATAGCTTCACAAGATGACATCtatatatatcttcttctcTGGTCTCTTTGATTCCCACTGAACTTACCAGAGACTAACTAATGTTGCAGGTTGCAACGGCGAGCCAGTTCTTCATTTCTTACACCATTAGAACATTTGGTGCTCTAACATTCGCTGCAATCATGACCACAAGACAGgtaaaaagacaaacaaaccCGATCTCAGTCCCGACTCATCCATCTCTGTTGCTAACACAATCCTTGTCTTAACCAAATAAAGCTTGCAAGCATCATGCTCTCATGCATTTGGTTCTCTCATCCGCTTAGCTGGGAGCAGTGTATTGGATCGGTATGTATATCTTCTATTCATTTACATTCAGATTCCACTAATAGATCCGTTTATAAACTTAGGCACTTTAATTACTATAAggcttttatatttttgatactTTGACTAACCAAAGTTCATTCAATGATCAGGTCATCGTTTTCGGGTCTTTATACGCCAAAAACTTacttaacaacaacaaaaaatcacAAACGCAACCGCAGCCACCTCAAGAACTTCCGCAGTATGAAAAGCCTGAGGGCTCTTAAAAAGGCAACCTTGGAAACTAGTCAAGAGCTTTTGTTTCCTCCTCTTGATTTAACCTTGGAAACTAGTAGTATTTATAGtgaatttttgaaattagtatTCATATAGTCTGactctttgtatttttttcatcCTTTAATTATTTAAGTTTGCAAGCATCATGCTCTCATGCATTTGATGTAGTCACTTTACGTAGACATCGGACTGATTCCCAACGGCTAGTGCTTTTTGGcactttattttgtttgttgctTTTAAAATTACATCATTATTTCGTAACTAACAAAATATGTTTGGTCGGGTCGGCAAAAGAATGATTCAATGGAGATCTAGTAAACAAAACAACTGAACATGATTAATGTCTTCTCTGGCATGTTTTAAATGGTGATGACGCCGTGGAGTATCCGTCAATCATATTACGTGGGACCTTTCTTAATTTTCACACACACTTGACTACTTCAAACGAAGAGAGTCGTCaagagaagttttttttttcttttttgaactaCTGTTGAGAGAAGTACTTTTTTGGGGGTGCATACGTTaagagaagttttttttttggatcaaataaGAGAAgttatttaacaattttattatagagGGTAATCAGCGATATGTTTTAGCTGGTTAACTGTGTGCACTCGATTATGGTAATTATTATCTCACATAACAACCATAACCCAAAATGAAACAAGAGTGATTTAGTTGAATATACTCATGAAAATACTCATGAAACAAAACagtactttaaaaaaaaaagaggaccAAAGACGTTCTTGGTGAATTAAATATTCGTAAACATGACGTCGCCGAAACGGAAGGTCCAACATTCACACCTTGTACTAGATGTATTCCAAAATAATTCATATCTCATCCCATATTCCCTAGACATCAGccgttttaaaataaaattcattttggTCTTCAAAATATACgagttatatttatttgaacAAGTTTTTCAATACAAATAACATTCAATGACAGTTTCTAGAAGCAATGTTTTGTGAGATGCGTAATTTCATTCAACTCACTATTGCTAAATCAAAGTCAAACGGTGCGTATACAAGGAAGGTTTTTACCTGCATGTATAAAATACCTACAATACTTAGCTCTGTGTAAGTACGTGTTATTCTTGTGTTAGATGTGTGCATAGTCGCGATAAATTTCATGTCGTGATGAAGTCATGAAACTCAAAACTTTAATGTATAAGTAGTGGGAGTAGTATATTAGCTAGTAATGTATTCACGTACACGGGACTTTCCttgattaatattatatatgttgtcACGGATAAAATGAGAAATTTATCTTCAAAAGTATGTAGAGAAAAACAATAACAGTAGGGCTAtggttaaaatatatgtatagttTATGATATGCATGCCAAGAATAATTCAAAATAGGTTATATATAGATTAGATGAATGACCATGAAACAAGTGGTTTGGGGTAGCTTGTGAAAGACAAGAGAATATGAGGAGAATAACTTATCATTCATCAATCTTACGTACAAAGTATATATACACAAGTCTATATCTCGATAGATACAAATCATATCACCAAACTATATTCTCTCCTATATTCTCTCTAACATACATATGTGATCTAGAGCTATCTAGATcctaacactccccctcaagtcgGAGCATGTAAATCACAAACTCCGAACTTGGACAACAAGTAATGAAACGCAGAACTCCCCAATGCCTTCGTGAGAATGTCCGCGAGCTGCTCATTAGTCCTGACATGCCTCGTTGCAATTAGCTTAGCCTTTACCCCATCTCTCACACTATGGCAATCTTTCTCAACATGTTTTGTCCGTTCATGGAAGACAGGATTCGCCGCAATGTATATGGCTGACTTACTGTCACAAAACAAATCCATCGGCTTGTCATGTCGTACTCCAAGATCAAATAACAACCTCTTCAACCACTTAAGCTCTTTCAACGCATCTGACATAGCTCGATATTCGGCTTCAGCTGATGAGTGCGATACAGTGTCTTGTTTCTTTGTCCTCCATGCCACCGGTGAGTTACCCAACAAGACTACGTAAGCTGACAGCGATCTTCTCGTGCGCGGACAAGAAGCCCAATCAGAGTCACAAAATGCACGAATCTGGAGGTCACTGTCCGCCTTTAACATTATCCCTTGACCAGGACACCCCTTCAAATATCTTATCACTCTCAACGCGGCATGCCAATGTACCTCCTTTGGTTTGTGCATCACCTGAGACAATACATGAACTGAGTAGCTTAAGTCCGGACGCGTTATAGTAAGGTAGACAAGACGTCCCACCAGTCTTCGGAACCGCACTGGATCCTTAAACAAAGGACTATCGATCCGAAGAAGACTATGATTGACCTCCATTGGTGTAGACACCGGTTTGCTTGCAAGCATGCCAGCCTCGTTGATAATGTCTAATGCATACTTTCTTTGCGACAAGAACATCCCTTGTGGTCCTCTAGCAATCTCTATGCCCAGAAAATACTTCACCTTCCCGAGATCTTTCATGAGAAAACATTTACTCATGTACTGCTTGAACTTCTGCAGCATCTCAATATCATTCCCAGCAACTATAAGATCATCAACATAAATCAGCACCCGTACGCACTTCTCATCCTTCACGAAACAGAACAAAGAATAGTCTTCATAGGATTGCACAAAACCAAAGCTCGTCAATGCCTTCGTTAGCTTCTCAAACCAACACCTAGGAGCTTGTTTTAGACCATACAAGGACTTCTTCAATCTGCAAACTTTAGACGGATCATCAGAATGAAACCCCGGTGGCATTCTCATATACACCTCTTCTTCCAAATCCCCATGAAGAAAAGCATTACTAACATCCATTTGGTGTACCTCCCAGTTCTTTGCCACTGCAACTTCCAAGAGTGTTCTCACTGTATCCatcttagccactggtgcaaaggtttCCTCATAATCCTCACCTTCGATCTGATGATTACCACAACACACTAATCTCGCCTTGTATCTCTCTATCGTTCCGTCTGCATTGTACTTGATCGTAAAGACCCATTTGCAGCCTATAGCTTTCTTCCCTTCAGGCAGATCCACGACGTCCCATGTGCGGTTAAGTTCAAGGGCGTGAACCTCTCCTTTCACTGCATTGTTCCATCTCTCGTCTGCAAACGcctctttataatttttaggtATCACTCCAGCGCTTACAGCTGCAAGAAAAGCTTGGTGCTCTTCCGAGAAATAATCATCAGTGATGTAATCAGTAATGGGATATAACATTTGTGTTTTACCTGGTACCGTCGAGGAGACTTCTGACCGAGAACCGGAGATGATGTTATGTTTATCAGGGAGAACACGAGCATTGTACAGGACATAATCCTGCAGTTTCACTGGCGGTGTCGTTCTTCTCTGTCCACGACCAAGAAGTTCCTCCGTCACAACTGGTTCTGGACTGCTTGATTTGTCCTCGACTCGCGCTGGTATCTGTTTCTCTACACCATCATCTACCACTTCTGACTCTGTATTTGTCTCCTCCATCACCTCTGTATTCGGTTCACTTCTCCCCCTGTCTACTGCGATCTCTGTTTCTGAagtctcatcatcatcacccgCTCTTATCACTTGTACCGGAGACTCATGTTTCTTCTCAGGATATGGATAGGTCGTCTCATCAAACACTACGTCACGCGACACCAGAAACTCTTTCTTGTCCATATCGTATACTTTCCATCCCTTCTTTCCAAAAGGGTATCCAACAAATATA
Coding sequences within:
- the LOC108844497 gene encoding UDP-galactose/UDP-glucose transporter 5B, yielding MAEPETVNGVKENKLWKGVFAVSGIMSTLVIYGVLQEKIMRVPYGLNKEFFKYSLFLVFCNRLTTSAVSAGALLASKKVLDPVAPVYKYCLISVTNILTTTCQYEALKYVSFPVQTLAKCAKMIPVMVWGTLIMQKKYKGFDYLVAFLVTLGCSVFILFPAGDDISPYNKGRENTVWGVSLMAGYLGFDGFTSTFQDKLFKGYNMEIHNQIFYTTLCSCVLSFTGLVLQGHLLLAVDFVSRHRDCLLDIALLSTVATASQFFISYTIRTFGALTFAAIMTTRQLASIMLSCIWFSHPLSWEQCIGSVIVFGSLYAKNLLNNNKKSQTQPQPPQELPQYEKPEGS